One stretch of Candidatus Omnitrophota bacterium DNA includes these proteins:
- the gmk gene encoding guanylate kinase produces the protein MNKENRLPVSVKDVMRKKGRLFVVSGPSGCGKTTLCDALLRQRMGLARSVSVTTRQPRGKEKNKKDYFFTSMRAFKKMLARQGFLEHAEVFGNYYGTPKQFVEKNLKSGRDILLNIDVRGAAQIRRAHKDAVLIFILPPSMADLRNRLLGRLTDTDQQIRQRLFIAKKELEAVGLYDYYVVNNKIGAAVNELKHIISASRRKIS, from the coding sequence GTGAATAAGGAAAACCGCCTCCCCGTGTCGGTAAAAGATGTGATGCGCAAAAAGGGAAGGTTGTTTGTGGTTTCAGGGCCGTCCGGATGCGGGAAAACAACATTATGCGACGCGCTGCTTAGACAGCGTATGGGGCTTGCCCGGTCAGTGTCTGTTACAACACGCCAGCCTCGCGGCAAAGAAAAAAACAAAAAGGATTATTTTTTTACCAGTATGCGGGCGTTTAAAAAGATGTTGGCCCGGCAAGGATTTTTAGAGCACGCCGAGGTCTTCGGTAATTATTACGGCACTCCGAAACAATTTGTTGAAAAGAACCTTAAAAGCGGGCGTGATATCCTATTGAATATAGACGTGCGCGGAGCCGCGCAGATAAGGCGCGCACACAAGGATGCCGTATTGATTTTTATCCTGCCCCCGTCTATGGCTGATTTGCGGAACCGGCTTTTGGGCCGGCTGACCGATACGGATCAGCAGATACGCCAGCGGCTTTTTATCGCCAAAAAAGAATTAGAGGCTGTAGGTTTATATGATTATTACGTTGTTAACAACAAAATAGGCGCAGCGGTTAACGAACTGAAGCACATAATATCAGCCTCTCGCCGTAAGATCTCATAG
- the rpoZ gene encoding DNA-directed RNA polymerase subunit omega: MVPNIGLEVLYAKTGSIYKLVVMAAKRAIEINAAAAQTVQNPVDNAMGAALDEIAAGKLSFKKQKGKAQDAAQQK, from the coding sequence GTGGTGCCAAATATCGGTTTGGAAGTATTATACGCCAAAACAGGCAGTATTTATAAATTGGTTGTAATGGCTGCCAAGCGCGCGATAGAAATCAATGCGGCCGCGGCGCAGACAGTTCAAAATCCGGTAGATAACGCGATGGGCGCGGCCCTTGATGAAATCGCGGCGGGCAAGCTTTCATTCAAGAAACAAAAAGGTAAAGCGCAAGATGCGGCACAACAGAAGTAG
- a CDS encoding flavoprotein, with protein sequence MIGVCAGIAAYKVCDAITALRKLDYDVVVCMSARARFFITPLTLQTLSGNKIFEDMFVPAQDYGLAHISLAERADLVVVIPATADIIAKTAHGICDELLTCVIASTKAPVLFAPAMNQAMYANPVLQSNISALKKLKYHFIGPVTGHLACGATGIGHIADTQDIIRKAQALLK encoded by the coding sequence TTGATAGGCGTATGCGCTGGCATAGCGGCATATAAAGTTTGCGATGCTATAACTGCTTTGAGAAAATTGGATTACGATGTTGTGGTTTGCATGAGCGCGCGCGCGCGTTTTTTTATTACACCGCTTACCCTGCAAACGCTGTCGGGCAATAAGATATTTGAGGACATGTTTGTGCCCGCGCAAGATTATGGGCTCGCGCATATTTCGCTTGCGGAAAGAGCGGACCTGGTGGTTGTGATACCGGCAACGGCTGATATTATAGCGAAGACAGCACACGGTATCTGCGATGAATTGTTAACCTGCGTTATAGCTTCCACAAAAGCGCCGGTATTATTTGCGCCGGCGATGAACCAGGCTATGTATGCCAATCCGGTATTGCAGTCCAATATCAGCGCTTTAAAGAAACTGAAATATCACTTTATTGGCCCTGTCACAGGGCACCTTGCCTGCGGGGCAACCGGTATCGGCCATATTGCCGATACCCAAGATATAATCCGCAAGGCCCAGGCCCTTCTAAAATGA
- a CDS encoding phosphopantothenoylcysteine decarboxylase encodes MIPLKILVTAGPTCEAIDPVRFITNRSTGCMGYAIAARGARAGHKLTLISGPVCLKPPDGVKTVYITTAREMFAEVKRHIKGKHCLIMAAAVADFRPAFCARQKIKKTNMPRTISLRRNPDILAWAGAHKSKMILAGFCMETQNLLTRAKRKQILKNVDFMVANKIEADGVPFGHKPASFVLFGPDGRKVFLQNASKEKIAGILLDKIQGMWYKRNPGRNAAV; translated from the coding sequence ATGATTCCCTTAAAAATACTGGTTACAGCAGGCCCTACTTGTGAAGCAATAGACCCTGTCCGTTTTATTACCAATCGCTCAACGGGTTGTATGGGCTATGCTATAGCCGCCAGAGGAGCGCGGGCCGGGCATAAGCTTACTTTAATAAGCGGGCCTGTATGCTTAAAACCTCCCGACGGTGTAAAAACGGTTTATATTACTACAGCCAGGGAGATGTTTGCCGAGGTGAAACGCCACATCAAAGGCAAGCATTGCCTTATTATGGCCGCGGCTGTAGCTGATTTTCGCCCCGCATTTTGCGCGCGGCAAAAAATCAAAAAAACTAATATGCCCAGGACTATTTCCTTGCGCCGTAACCCCGATATTCTGGCATGGGCAGGCGCTCACAAAAGTAAGATGATTTTAGCCGGTTTCTGTATGGAGACACAAAACCTTTTGACCCGGGCGAAAAGAAAACAAATCTTAAAAAATGTTGATTTTATGGTGGCCAATAAAATAGAGGCCGACGGAGTTCCTTTTGGGCATAAGCCGGCAAGCTTTGTTCTTTTTGGGCCTGACGGCAGGAAGGTTTTTTTACAGAATGCCAGTAAGGAAAAAATAGCAGGTATCCTGCTTGATAAAATCCAAGGAATGTGGTATAAGAGAAATCCCGGCCGCAACGCGGCCGTGTGA
- a CDS encoding MFS transporter, which produces MTYVRLFLDNKRIISFGFLLTLFSSAGQTFFLSLYVNSILLDFHLTNASFGALYSAATILSAIALACAGRFIDYYNLRTYAMVSSGLLAASCLVTALSRNIILLFIGLWGLRFAGQGLLSHISSTSMAKFFTDKRGKALSVSVLGYALGEGLLPVIITGVILLAGWRQSMLICSVFICGSLMPFIWFTLGKKHLQYFPDNADTGPMEAGFDARALLKSRGFLLIAANFSILPCVITGLFVYQQALAAEKMWPMGWLARPVSWVTRDAGPCFA; this is translated from the coding sequence ATGACATATGTAAGGCTATTCTTAGATAATAAGCGTATTATATCGTTTGGTTTTTTATTAACGCTTTTTTCAAGTGCGGGACAAACTTTTTTTCTTTCTTTATATGTAAATTCCATTCTTTTGGATTTTCATCTGACAAACGCGTCTTTCGGAGCCCTTTATAGCGCGGCAACAATATTAAGCGCGATAGCCTTGGCATGTGCCGGTCGATTTATAGATTATTATAATCTGCGCACCTATGCCATGGTATCATCCGGACTGCTCGCCGCATCATGTCTTGTTACCGCTTTATCTCGGAATATCATATTATTGTTTATAGGGCTTTGGGGGCTTAGATTTGCAGGGCAAGGTTTATTGAGCCACATCTCAAGCACGTCAATGGCGAAATTTTTTACCGACAAACGCGGCAAGGCTTTGAGCGTTTCGGTGCTTGGTTACGCGCTCGGTGAAGGCCTTTTGCCTGTTATCATAACAGGGGTCATTTTGCTGGCAGGTTGGCGGCAATCAATGCTGATATGCTCCGTTTTTATATGCGGCAGTCTTATGCCGTTTATTTGGTTTACGCTTGGCAAAAAGCATCTGCAATATTTTCCGGATAACGCTGATACCGGACCGATGGAGGCCGGGTTTGATGCCCGGGCGCTCTTAAAAAGCAGGGGCTTTTTACTAATAGCGGCTAATTTCAGCATATTACCCTGCGTGATAACAGGGCTGTTTGTTTATCAGCAGGCCCTTGCTGCTGAAAAGATGTGGCCTATGGGGTGGTTGGCGCGACCTGTTTCATGGGTTACGCGGGATGCAGGGCCGTGTTTTGCGTAA
- a CDS encoding MFS transporter, with amino-acid sequence MFCVISGRLVDKFSATTLLPVFLLPFAFALLIITFFRHPLAALVYLALAGVAIGMSNIINTAFLAEVYGQRHIGGIRAILSTIIVIATAVGPLLFGFLLDRGASFSAVAALSAVFVLWTAVSSYRHAPYFKTQSAKKILTNKGNNV; translated from the coding sequence GTGTTTTGCGTAATAAGCGGACGGCTTGTTGACAAGTTTTCTGCCACAACGCTTTTGCCTGTTTTCCTTCTTCCATTCGCTTTTGCTTTATTGATTATAACGTTTTTTAGGCATCCGCTCGCGGCGCTTGTGTATTTAGCGCTGGCAGGTGTGGCTATAGGTATGAGTAATATCATTAATACGGCTTTTCTCGCTGAAGTATACGGCCAAAGGCATATTGGCGGTATCAGGGCGATTTTATCCACGATTATAGTTATAGCGACAGCAGTAGGGCCTTTGTTGTTTGGTTTTTTATTGGATAGAGGTGCCAGCTTTAGCGCGGTTGCCGCATTATCTGCCGTGTTTGTTCTATGGACCGCGGTAAGCAGTTACAGACATGCCCCGTATTTTAAAACGCAAAGCGCAAAAAAAATCTTGACAAATAAAGGCAATAATGTATAA
- a CDS encoding Fur family transcriptional regulator produces MKTRGCSGPLWWHGRFRGCGYRITAGREAVLDVLSESGKHLSAEDIYMKVYSRYANIGLATVYRTLDVLVHLGLVFKFDFGDKKARYELAEGPKGLRHHHHLICTRCRRIIDYTDFIDEEIELLSRTEKGLSKKYEFKITNHLIQFYGLCAACAKE; encoded by the coding sequence ATGAAAACGAGAGGTTGCAGCGGCCCGCTTTGGTGGCACGGCAGATTCAGGGGCTGCGGTTATAGGATAACCGCGGGCAGAGAAGCTGTTTTGGATGTTTTGTCTGAATCAGGCAAGCATCTTAGCGCCGAAGACATATATATGAAGGTGTATTCAAGGTATGCCAATATAGGGTTGGCAACAGTTTACAGAACGCTGGATGTCCTTGTCCATTTGGGCCTTGTTTTTAAATTTGATTTCGGCGATAAAAAAGCCCGTTATGAGTTAGCGGAAGGGCCGAAAGGCCTGCGGCACCATCATCACTTGATATGCACCCGCTGTAGGCGGATCATTGATTACACGGATTTTATTGATGAAGAAATAGAACTGCTTAGCCGGACGGAAAAAGGGCTTTCAAAAAAATATGAATTTAAAATTACAAATCATCTGATCCAGTTTTATGGCCTCTGCGCCGCTTGTGCCAAGGAGTAG
- a CDS encoding DUF5320 domain-containing protein, whose amino-acid sequence MPAGDGTGPMGLGPMTGRAAGFCAGYSLPGCANAVYGRAYGAGRGFGMAYRAIGPRRRFCAAGYYDGYPYGAEIAPQDEADTLKRESGFLKGRLEEIYQRIAVLEKMRSQESD is encoded by the coding sequence ATGCCGGCAGGAGACGGGACGGGGCCTATGGGATTAGGTCCAATGACAGGAAGGGCGGCGGGTTTTTGCGCAGGCTATTCTCTGCCTGGTTGCGCAAATGCTGTTTATGGAAGAGCGTATGGGGCGGGTAGAGGTTTTGGGATGGCTTACCGTGCGATTGGGCCGAGGAGACGGTTTTGCGCGGCAGGTTATTATGACGGATATCCGTACGGCGCTGAAATAGCGCCACAGGATGAGGCGGATACCCTTAAACGCGAATCAGGATTTTTGAAGGGGCGTCTTGAAGAGATCTATCAGCGTATCGCGGTTTTGGAAAAGATGCGTTCGCAAGAAAGCGATTAG
- a CDS encoding NifB/NifX family molybdenum-iron cluster-binding protein yields the protein MRVAISTDGDFVSAHFGRCPVFTIVDIENGKVTKRQEVLNPGHEPGAIPQFLHQKEIDCIVAGGMGARAESFFQGFGIKTIAGISGTISSVIEKLEKGSLEPGDSFCRPGAGKGYGLDKKICDHPGENKR from the coding sequence ATGCGTGTAGCGATATCTACGGACGGGGATTTTGTTTCAGCTCATTTTGGCAGGTGTCCGGTTTTTACAATAGTTGATATTGAAAACGGTAAAGTGACAAAACGACAAGAGGTTTTAAATCCCGGGCATGAGCCTGGAGCTATACCGCAGTTTTTACATCAAAAAGAAATAGACTGCATAGTTGCCGGCGGCATGGGCGCCAGGGCGGAATCCTTTTTCCAAGGCTTTGGAATAAAGACCATTGCCGGGATAAGCGGCACAATAAGCTCGGTCATTGAAAAGCTTGAAAAAGGCAGCCTTGAGCCCGGAGATAGTTTTTGCAGGCCCGGCGCCGGCAAGGGGTATGGTCTTGATAAAAAGATATGCGATCACCCCGGCGAAAACAAGCGTTAA
- a CDS encoding NifB/NifX family molybdenum-iron cluster-binding protein produces the protein MKICVTSQGKDLDAKVDPRFGRCRYFVFVDMDTLEFECVENSNMQSSGGAGIKSAQLVAAKGVKAVVTGNVGPNAYQTLGAAGIGIFVGASGTIKDAIGEYKTGGLQTASGPSVGSKSGMP, from the coding sequence ATGAAGATATGCGTGACCTCGCAAGGAAAGGATTTAGACGCCAAGGTAGACCCGCGTTTTGGCAGGTGCCGGTATTTTGTGTTTGTTGATATGGACACACTGGAATTTGAATGTGTTGAAAATTCAAATATGCAATCAAGCGGCGGTGCCGGCATAAAATCAGCCCAGCTTGTGGCGGCTAAAGGCGTAAAAGCCGTTGTGACGGGCAATGTCGGACCGAACGCCTATCAGACGTTAGGGGCGGCAGGTATTGGTATTTTTGTCGGCGCGTCCGGGACAATAAAAGACGCTATTGGGGAATACAAAACAGGCGGCCTGCAAACGGCATCCGGCCCAAGTGTCGGATCAAAATCCGGCATGCCTTAA
- a CDS encoding class I SAM-dependent methyltransferase: protein MKQDIVENHKHYLKRLDFYKSFGYDLEKERDFVYRMALPFTGRILEIGTGKGHFTLALAAQGFRFTTIDISDQDQITAKLNLRYFGLEKQVKMIIADAQKTGFPDKHFDTIFSVNVLHHLRNPKAVLSEITRILGPCGKVVLCDFNKKGMDIINRCHAHEGKKHDSYGCCLDDAEKYFLKKSFTVSRFHGGTQEGVIAVPRQRVET, encoded by the coding sequence TTGAAGCAGGATATTGTTGAAAATCATAAGCACTACTTAAAAAGGCTGGATTTTTATAAGAGTTTTGGTTATGACTTGGAAAAAGAAAGAGATTTTGTTTACAGGATGGCCCTGCCGTTTACCGGAAGAATACTTGAGATCGGCACAGGTAAAGGACATTTTACGCTTGCGCTTGCCGCGCAAGGCTTCCGCTTTACTACTATAGATATCTCCGACCAAGACCAGATAACAGCGAAACTTAATCTTAGGTATTTTGGATTGGAAAAACAGGTCAAGATGATTATTGCTGACGCGCAAAAAACCGGTTTTCCGGACAAACATTTTGACACAATATTTTCTGTTAATGTTTTGCACCATCTTCGCAATCCCAAAGCGGTTTTAAGTGAGATAACCCGGATTTTGGGCCCTTGCGGTAAAGTGGTATTATGTGATTTTAATAAAAAGGGAATGGATATCATCAATAGGTGCCACGCCCATGAAGGCAAGAAGCACGATTCTTACGGGTGCTGTTTGGATGATGCGGAAAAATATTTTTTAAAAAAAAGTTTTACCGTGAGCAGGTTTCATGGCGGCACCCAAGAAGGTGTAATTGCAGTTCCACGGCAGAGAGTAGAGACATGA
- a CDS encoding ATP-binding protein, with the protein MIIAVASGKGGTGKTTVAVNIALSLDNVQFLDCDVEEPNAHIFLKPRIEKTILSSIPVPEIDTKKCVYCGKCAEVCVYNAIAIVPPTNNNAGVALTLTNLCHGCQACSFFCPKGAIRERKKEIGVVEFGSKKDIEFIHGRLNIGEAMAPPVIRQVKGHINPRKTVIIDAPPGVSCPVIAAVKDSDFCLLVTEPTPFGLSDLSLAVELLHKLRVPFGVIINRADLGDKETERYCEKEKIEILMKIPFNKEIALAYSRGEAVVNVLPEYKTKFKDLFQKIAHR; encoded by the coding sequence ATGATTATTGCGGTTGCCAGCGGTAAAGGCGGAACGGGCAAGACAACAGTGGCAGTTAATATTGCCCTATCCTTGGATAATGTGCAATTTCTTGATTGTGACGTTGAAGAACCTAACGCGCATATTTTTTTAAAACCCCGGATAGAAAAAACAATCTTATCAAGTATCCCCGTGCCCGAGATTGACACGAAAAAATGCGTTTATTGCGGTAAATGCGCCGAGGTCTGTGTTTATAACGCGATAGCTATAGTGCCGCCAACCAACAATAACGCGGGAGTGGCTTTGACCCTGACGAATCTATGCCACGGCTGCCAAGCGTGCAGTTTTTTTTGCCCAAAAGGTGCGATAAGAGAGAGAAAAAAGGAAATCGGGGTCGTAGAGTTTGGTTCAAAAAAAGACATTGAATTTATACATGGCAGGTTGAATATCGGTGAAGCAATGGCGCCTCCGGTCATACGCCAGGTAAAGGGGCATATCAATCCGCGAAAGACCGTAATAATTGACGCCCCTCCGGGCGTGTCGTGCCCTGTTATCGCTGCGGTCAAAGACAGTGATTTCTGCCTGCTGGTTACGGAACCGACGCCTTTTGGGTTAAGCGATTTATCGCTGGCAGTAGAGCTCTTACACAAACTGCGCGTTCCGTTCGGGGTGATAATAAACAGGGCCGATCTCGGGGACAAGGAAACCGAACGATATTGCGAAAAAGAGAAGATAGAGATATTGATGAAGATACCGTTTAATAAAGAAATAGCGCTGGCCTATTCCAGAGGAGAAGCGGTGGTAAACGTATTGCCGGAATACAAAACGAAATTCAAGGATCTTTTTCAAAAAATAGCGCACAGATAA
- a CDS encoding ATP-binding protein gives MKQIVIISGKGGTGKTVITGAFAALAKNKVMADCDVDAADLHLLLRPEIKERHDFKSGLSFRIKKRACTQCGECKKVCRFNAISDKFIIDPISCEGCGFCARVCPADAISMEENLAGEWFISETRFGPMVHAKLGVAEENSGKLVALVREQAKGLAENTGAEWVIVDGAPGIGCPVIASLSGIDCAVVVTEPTLSGLHDASRVIEVARHFNVFSSLIINKYDLNPDMTRRIEIYCKTNGIPVMGRIAFDKSVVEAVSKAKTVMESAQNAVKRSLRDIWQRLSVGNFKTA, from the coding sequence ATGAAACAGATTGTTATTATAAGCGGCAAAGGCGGCACGGGCAAGACTGTAATCACGGGAGCCTTCGCGGCTCTGGCAAAGAATAAAGTTATGGCCGATTGCGATGTTGATGCCGCCGATCTTCACCTGCTTTTGCGGCCGGAAATTAAAGAGCGCCATGATTTTAAAAGCGGACTTAGTTTCAGGATAAAAAAAAGGGCATGCACGCAGTGCGGGGAATGTAAAAAGGTATGCAGATTCAACGCCATAAGCGATAAATTTATAATTGATCCTATATCTTGCGAAGGATGCGGTTTCTGTGCCCGTGTCTGCCCGGCAGATGCTATAAGCATGGAGGAAAATCTTGCGGGCGAATGGTTTATTTCCGAGACGCGTTTTGGGCCCATGGTGCATGCCAAGTTAGGCGTGGCTGAAGAAAACTCAGGCAAACTTGTCGCGCTTGTCAGGGAGCAAGCAAAAGGGCTTGCGGAAAACACAGGCGCCGAATGGGTTATTGTTGACGGGGCCCCGGGCATAGGTTGTCCTGTTATCGCTTCGCTTTCAGGCATAGATTGCGCCGTAGTAGTGACGGAACCCACCCTGTCGGGCCTGCATGACGCATCAAGGGTTATAGAGGTTGCCAGGCATTTTAACGTATTTTCAAGTCTTATAATCAATAAATATGATTTAAACCCTGATATGACCCGGCGCATAGAAATATACTGTAAAACAAACGGTATCCCTGTTATGGGCAGGATTGCGTTTGATAAATCGGTCGTTGAGGCTGTGTCTAAAGCAAAGACGGTAATGGAATCCGCTCAAAACGCGGTTAAACGCTCTCTTCGCGATATCTGGCAGAGGTTGAGTGTTGGCAACTTTAAAACCGCCTAA
- a CDS encoding MBL fold metallo-hydrolase produces MKIKIIFDKGALNKKLCTGWGVSILINDKVLFDTGGNGECLLKNMRLLKVDTKKIEAFIISHDHWDHWGGLWHAIGGRKGVKVYICQGFSDEFKTRAEAFKVKLIELDGPVQIFKNIFITGGMPGTYGRMRLFEQAVLLRTKNGITIITGCAHPGIDTMLRTVKRYYPDESLYLALGGFHLKNTDAETIEEIIRKCRELGVKKVGPIHCSGEIAENAFKKHYGNNFLAAQAGWEIAV; encoded by the coding sequence ATGAAGATCAAGATAATATTTGATAAAGGTGCTTTGAATAAAAAATTATGTACAGGTTGGGGTGTTTCTATTTTAATAAACGATAAAGTGCTGTTTGATACAGGCGGTAACGGAGAATGCCTGCTCAAGAATATGCGCTTGCTGAAAGTGGACACAAAAAAAATAGAAGCGTTTATTATATCCCACGATCATTGGGACCACTGGGGCGGGTTATGGCACGCTATAGGGGGCCGAAAAGGCGTAAAGGTGTATATATGCCAAGGTTTTAGCGATGAGTTCAAGACCAGGGCGGAAGCTTTTAAGGTTAAGCTCATTGAGCTTGACGGGCCCGTGCAGATATTTAAGAATATTTTTATTACAGGTGGAATGCCCGGTACGTATGGCAGGATGCGCCTGTTTGAACAAGCGGTATTGTTAAGGACAAAAAACGGCATAACCATTATTACGGGTTGCGCGCATCCTGGAATAGATACTATGCTCCGGACGGTAAAAAGATATTACCCGGACGAATCCTTATATCTTGCTTTGGGCGGATTTCATCTTAAAAATACCGATGCCGAAACGATTGAAGAAATTATCCGCAAATGCAGGGAGTTGGGTGTCAAAAAAGTCGGCCCTATCCATTGCTCCGGGGAAATAGCGGAGAACGCGTTTAAAAAGCATTATGGAAATAATTTTTTGGCTGCACAGGCAGGTTGGGAGATAGCGGTTTGA
- a CDS encoding S-adenosylmethionine decarboxylase produces the protein MEKTFGYELILDLYDCDLDVMRSKDKLTEYVDTLCPLIKMEKYGNTMLEYFGTKKPHTKGYSLLQFIETSSITGHFSEHWRIAYINIFSCKNFDPKKAKEFTKFFFKASKVKARFIKR, from the coding sequence ATGGAGAAAACATTTGGTTATGAGTTGATTCTTGATCTTTATGATTGCGATTTAGATGTCATGAGGTCAAAAGATAAACTTACCGAATATGTGGACACGCTTTGTCCGCTGATTAAAATGGAGAAATACGGCAATACCATGCTTGAGTATTTTGGTACCAAAAAGCCGCACACTAAAGGTTATTCCCTTCTGCAATTTATAGAAACAAGTTCCATTACGGGTCATTTTAGCGAACATTGGCGGATAGCGTATATAAATATTTTTTCCTGTAAAAACTTTGACCCGAAAAAAGCAAAGGAGTTTACAAAGTTTTTTTTCAAAGCGTCAAAGGTCAAGGCAAGGTTTATAAAAAGGTAA
- a CDS encoding cupin domain-containing protein: MRQICYTKKYQAAVKGILFLACVFFCPLPCAYSAVETNTDIVTEELAKAQTSWDGSQLPVYPKGVPEVTILRITIPQGAQLPLHKHPVINAGVMLKGELAVITENNKLLRLKEGDAIVEVVDKWHYGKNEGDGPAEIIVFYAGERNSSITVTP; the protein is encoded by the coding sequence ATGAGACAGATTTGTTATACGAAAAAATACCAGGCAGCGGTAAAAGGCATATTATTTTTAGCGTGTGTGTTTTTTTGTCCCCTGCCGTGCGCTTATTCGGCGGTAGAAACAAATACCGATATTGTCACTGAGGAACTGGCAAAAGCGCAAACCAGTTGGGATGGCAGCCAGTTACCCGTTTATCCTAAGGGCGTGCCGGAAGTGACTATTCTGCGTATCACCATTCCGCAGGGCGCACAATTGCCGCTTCATAAACACCCTGTTATTAATGCAGGCGTAATGCTTAAGGGCGAGCTTGCTGTTATAACGGAGAATAATAAGCTGTTGCGCCTGAAAGAAGGTGATGCAATCGTTGAGGTTGTGGACAAGTGGCATTATGGTAAAAATGAAGGTGATGGGCCTGCGGAGATTATTGTTTTTTACGCGGGGGAGCGTAATAGTTCTATCACGGTTACCCCTTAA